A genomic region of uncultured Roseibium sp. contains the following coding sequences:
- a CDS encoding TRAP transporter large permease, with product MIAFTSVGLLGLLTLSIPVGIVLFLLAFGIDEFFSPFPLMRGLGQIVWSSSNSATLIAIPMFVLLGEILVRSGVARRTYTALEKWVAWMPGGLIHANVATSTMFSATSGSSVATAATVATVAMPQAQALGYNPKLFSGAIAAGGTLGIMIPPSINLIVYGFLTESSIPQLFLAGLIPGLFLAGLFMLITVIICVFKPSLGGPRQSSTWQEKLDGLADLLPIFGLFAAIVGSIYAGWATPTEAATVGVAIALLIAAHQRALNWEMLQDALRGSVKTSAMIMLVVIGAYVLNFALTAAGVSRALQDVLSGLGLGPLETLLVIILIYIVLGFFIETLSLMVATIPIVVPIIVQLGYDKIWFGILMIILVEMALITPPVGLNLYVVQAARKSGSFSDVMLGCIPYALAMLAMVGLLILMPQLALFLPSTL from the coding sequence ATGATCGCCTTTACCTCCGTCGGCCTTCTCGGGCTTCTGACGCTCTCCATTCCGGTCGGCATCGTTCTGTTTTTGCTGGCTTTCGGGATCGACGAATTCTTCAGCCCCTTTCCGCTGATGCGCGGACTTGGCCAGATTGTCTGGTCTTCCTCCAACTCGGCGACCCTGATCGCGATACCGATGTTCGTGCTTCTGGGCGAGATCCTGGTCCGCAGCGGCGTCGCCCGGCGCACCTACACGGCGCTGGAAAAGTGGGTCGCGTGGATGCCGGGCGGACTGATCCACGCCAATGTCGCGACCTCGACCATGTTCTCGGCAACCTCCGGCTCGTCGGTCGCAACCGCCGCGACGGTGGCAACCGTCGCCATGCCCCAGGCACAGGCACTGGGCTACAATCCGAAGCTCTTTTCCGGCGCCATCGCCGCGGGCGGAACGCTCGGCATCATGATCCCGCCCTCCATCAATCTGATCGTCTACGGGTTTCTGACGGAAAGCTCGATCCCGCAGCTGTTCCTCGCCGGTCTGATACCGGGACTATTCCTCGCTGGGCTGTTCATGCTGATCACGGTGATCATATGCGTGTTCAAGCCTTCCCTGGGCGGTCCGCGCCAATCCAGCACCTGGCAGGAAAAGCTCGACGGCCTCGCGGATCTTCTGCCGATTTTCGGGCTCTTTGCCGCAATCGTCGGCTCGATCTACGCCGGATGGGCAACGCCCACGGAAGCTGCCACGGTCGGCGTTGCCATCGCGCTCCTGATCGCCGCGCATCAGCGGGCGCTGAACTGGGAGATGCTGCAGGACGCGCTGCGCGGATCCGTCAAGACCTCGGCGATGATCATGCTGGTCGTCATCGGCGCCTATGTGCTCAACTTCGCCCTGACCGCGGCCGGCGTCAGCCGCGCACTTCAGGACGTGCTGTCCGGCCTCGGCCTGGGGCCGCTGGAAACGTTGCTGGTGATCATCCTGATCTACATCGTGCTCGGGTTTTTCATCGAGACCCTCTCCCTGATGGTCGCGACGATCCCGATCGTCGTGCCGATCATCGTACAGCTTGGCTACGACAAGATCTGGTTCGGCATCCTGATGATCATTCTGGTCGAGATGGCGCTGATCACTCCACCCGTCGGGCTCAACCTCTACGTCGTCCAGGCCGCGCGCAAATCCGGCAGTTTCAGTGACGTCATGCTTGGCTGCATTCCCTACGCGCTGGCGATGCTGGCGATGGTTGGCCTGCTCATCCTCATGCCGCAACTGGCGCTGTTCCTGCCGTCAACCTTGTAA
- a CDS encoding DUF2848 domain-containing protein, with protein MKFQTETGVLESTPERLIVAGWTGRDRAAVNHHIEELAAIGVPAPSSVPLYYQCAPALLTQEKQIQALGEETSGEAEPFLLKQDGRIWLGLASDHTDRALEAHSVAASKQICAKPVADILWPFEAVSTHLDDLVLKSWIEEAGSWVLYQDGKLASILPLEQLMKGAPLTDGTAMLCGTLPAIGGVRPAPGFIMSLSDPVRGQSIDWSYRTATLRIIS; from the coding sequence ATGAAATTTCAGACCGAAACCGGAGTGCTGGAAAGCACTCCCGAAAGGCTCATCGTGGCCGGCTGGACCGGCCGCGACCGCGCTGCCGTCAACCATCACATCGAGGAACTTGCAGCAATCGGTGTTCCCGCACCTTCGAGTGTCCCGCTCTACTACCAGTGCGCCCCCGCCCTCCTGACACAGGAAAAGCAGATCCAGGCGCTTGGTGAGGAAACATCGGGAGAAGCCGAACCTTTTCTGCTCAAACAGGATGGCAGGATCTGGCTCGGCCTTGCGTCTGATCATACGGATCGCGCTCTGGAAGCACACTCCGTCGCCGCCTCCAAGCAGATCTGCGCAAAACCGGTCGCGGATATCCTTTGGCCATTTGAAGCGGTCAGCACGCATCTTGATGACCTTGTGCTCAAATCATGGATCGAAGAAGCGGGAAGCTGGGTTCTCTATCAGGACGGAAAACTCGCTTCGATCCTGCCGCTTGAACAGCTCATGAAAGGCGCCCCGCTCACGGACGGCACCGCCATGCTGTGCGGAACGCTTCCGGCGATCGGCGGTGTGCGCCCCGCCCCGGGTTTCATAATGTCGCTGAGCGATCCGGTCCGCGGTCAGTCCATTGACTGGAGCTACCGAACGGCTACTCTCCGCATCATCTCGTGA
- a CDS encoding TRAP transporter small permease, which translates to MTSLALALRRINDRLAILVGLVLLACVAFTLIEIIARRLGGSLGGVDEISGYVMAVTTSWGISYALTEQAHVRIDLLRQRLVPMGRAVFDTISLACLAGTAIIVAWRGWGVLEKTLSTGARANTPLETPLWLPQSLWWAGWVWFALSACVLLASVLVSFLSSDYEAVDAVAGAKGEA; encoded by the coding sequence CCTTCGGCGGATCAATGATCGCCTGGCAATCCTAGTAGGCCTGGTCCTGCTTGCCTGCGTCGCGTTCACGCTCATAGAGATCATTGCACGCCGGCTGGGCGGGTCGCTCGGGGGTGTCGACGAAATCTCCGGCTACGTCATGGCCGTGACCACAAGCTGGGGCATCAGCTACGCCCTGACGGAGCAGGCGCATGTACGCATCGACCTGCTTCGCCAGCGCCTCGTGCCCATGGGCCGGGCGGTGTTCGACACCATCTCTCTTGCCTGCCTTGCCGGCACCGCGATCATCGTTGCCTGGCGGGGCTGGGGCGTCCTGGAGAAGACGCTGTCGACCGGCGCCCGCGCCAACACGCCGCTTGAAACGCCCCTGTGGCTGCCGCAATCCCTGTGGTGGGCCGGGTGGGTCTGGTTCGCTCTGTCGGCCTGCGTGCTGCTTGCGTCTGTCCTCGTCAGTTTCCTGAGTTCCGACTACGAAGCCGTGGATGCCGTCGCCGGCGCAAAGGGGGAAGCATGA
- a CDS encoding amidase family protein, which yields MSASFPWTPKTASKRLETTLERAAGDPAAEAVFLKLLGDRARRQAATASEAGSPLAGALISVKALFDVEGETTTSATRVLAGDPPARADAPAIARLDAAGGVFAGLTNMSEFAYSGLGLNPHHGTPRNPAYPGCAPGGSTSGGAVSVALGLCDIAIGSDTGGSLRIPAAFTGITGFKPTQSSVPMDGGKPLSDSLDSFGPMAKSVAACELAWQVMAAKETVPADPAQVRLIVPANFGFTEMDDAVAEGFRAVIKTLREMGLEVVEREIAAMSLHDSVPPWHMTSVESRAHYEPHFQASPGEFDPRVHARMGRAEEISAVEYRQTLNRRQHFIAAFRDEIGEDMLLLPTTPKLPPRIEELADDDAFNRLNLLALRNPSLANVADACAIAMPYRHADSTLSAMLVAAGGRDSELLACAKVVEACLQAP from the coding sequence ATGAGTGCTTCATTTCCCTGGACACCAAAGACGGCTTCGAAACGTCTTGAGACCACTCTGGAACGCGCGGCTGGCGATCCCGCGGCCGAGGCGGTTTTCCTGAAGCTGCTCGGCGACCGGGCGCGGCGCCAGGCAGCCACGGCATCTGAAGCCGGAAGCCCGCTTGCCGGTGCCCTGATCAGCGTGAAAGCGCTCTTCGATGTTGAAGGCGAGACGACCACCAGCGCGACCCGTGTCCTTGCCGGCGACCCTCCTGCAAGGGCGGATGCGCCTGCCATCGCACGCCTGGATGCGGCTGGCGGCGTCTTTGCCGGCCTTACCAACATGTCCGAGTTCGCCTATTCCGGACTGGGGCTCAATCCGCACCATGGTACGCCTCGAAACCCTGCCTATCCCGGCTGTGCACCGGGCGGGTCGACGAGCGGCGGAGCCGTTTCGGTGGCCCTCGGATTGTGCGACATCGCAATCGGCAGCGACACCGGCGGGTCCCTGCGCATTCCTGCCGCCTTCACCGGCATCACCGGCTTCAAGCCGACCCAGAGTTCCGTCCCGATGGACGGCGGCAAACCGCTCTCCGACAGCCTCGACAGTTTCGGTCCCATGGCGAAGTCGGTCGCCGCATGTGAGCTCGCCTGGCAGGTCATGGCGGCGAAAGAAACGGTCCCCGCCGATCCGGCTCAAGTGCGGCTGATCGTTCCCGCCAACTTCGGATTTACCGAGATGGATGACGCCGTTGCAGAAGGTTTCAGGGCGGTGATCAAAACGCTTCGGGAGATGGGGCTGGAAGTCGTCGAGCGTGAGATTGCGGCCATGTCGCTCCATGACAGCGTTCCCCCGTGGCACATGACCTCGGTGGAATCGCGCGCCCACTACGAGCCGCATTTTCAGGCATCGCCCGGTGAGTTCGATCCGCGCGTTCATGCACGGATGGGCCGGGCCGAAGAAATCTCGGCTGTGGAGTATCGGCAGACGCTGAACAGGCGTCAGCACTTCATCGCTGCCTTCCGGGATGAGATCGGTGAAGACATGCTGCTATTGCCAACCACCCCGAAATTGCCGCCGCGAATTGAAGAGCTTGCCGACGATGACGCCTTCAACCGCCTGAACCTTCTGGCGCTTCGCAACCCGTCCCTTGCCAATGTCGCCGATGCCTGCGCCATAGCCATGCCGTACCGGCACGCGGACAGCACACTGAGTGCCATGCTAGTGGCCGCCGGCGGACGGGACTCAGAACTCCTCGCCTGCGCGAAGGTTGTCGAGGCCTGTCTTCAGGCCCCGTGA
- a CDS encoding M10 family metallopeptidase C-terminal domain-containing protein, producing the protein MCDLCFATGRTEDIPIVAGFSCDDGTGPAADPSADGAGVSSAPLPVFSNDQIADQLTRETSGGAPISFDAGPGDTITVDITGLTNAGKFLATNALEAWENVTGLTFAFVSSGAQITFDDENSGAYASFSWWSNGDLISADVNVSKSWLNSYGTSINSYSFQTYIHEIGHALGLRHGGNYNGSATYGVDNHYQNDSWQATVMSYFSQTENTYINASYAYVITPMVADIIAVQDLYGVPTSIRTGATVYGNNSNAGGYLEAFFDSNQTAAMTIYDYGGTDLFDFSHYGANQRIDLNQEAISNVGGLTGNLIVARGTIIESAHGGSGNDDLIGNSADNTLLGNNGDDDLTGGGGNDILRGGYGNDTMSGGAGNDTVYYTNGDKFWVNGTPQDVGGSGVDTLVMESGSVFNTSGLSWYGFETFIGAGRNDRVAGNDDTVDYVLDGGGGNDTLIGSGGDDELIGGSGNDFLRGGWGSDIVSGGSGNDTIYYGSGDVFWDNGTPRDIGGSGRDTLIIETGSKFNTSGLSWYGFEEFQGAEKNDRVVGNEAGVDYRMNGGGGNDFLKGNGGTDTLIGGSGNDTLDAGGSSGGWQQLEGEAGNDSYVVSSDGGFIDIVELVGKGIDTLLFKDLTVSDVEASTDSDSNMLLSWASGAGQVRINDLGTHIENFEFSNGTVLQADDFAFV; encoded by the coding sequence ATGTGTGATTTGTGTTTCGCGACCGGCCGTACCGAAGACATCCCCATCGTTGCCGGGTTCAGTTGCGATGACGGCACCGGACCGGCAGCAGATCCGTCGGCCGACGGCGCCGGTGTCTCATCCGCGCCGCTGCCGGTTTTCAGCAATGACCAGATTGCGGATCAACTGACCCGGGAGACTTCCGGCGGAGCGCCGATCTCGTTCGATGCGGGGCCGGGGGACACGATCACGGTTGACATCACGGGACTGACGAATGCGGGAAAGTTTCTCGCCACCAACGCGCTTGAAGCCTGGGAAAACGTGACCGGTCTCACCTTCGCCTTCGTCTCCAGCGGTGCCCAGATCACCTTCGATGACGAGAATTCTGGTGCCTATGCCAGCTTTTCCTGGTGGAGCAATGGCGATCTGATCTCTGCCGATGTCAACGTTTCCAAAAGCTGGTTGAATTCTTACGGCACGAGCATAAACAGCTACTCGTTCCAGACCTATATCCACGAGATCGGTCACGCGCTCGGCCTTCGGCACGGCGGAAACTACAACGGTTCGGCCACCTATGGGGTCGACAACCACTATCAGAACGACTCCTGGCAAGCGACGGTAATGTCCTATTTCAGCCAGACCGAAAACACCTACATCAATGCCAGCTACGCCTACGTGATAACGCCGATGGTGGCCGACATCATCGCGGTTCAGGATCTTTACGGCGTACCGACCAGCATTCGCACCGGTGCAACGGTCTACGGAAACAACTCGAATGCCGGCGGCTATCTGGAGGCGTTTTTCGATTCAAATCAAACGGCTGCGATGACGATCTATGATTATGGTGGAACGGATCTGTTCGACTTTTCCCACTACGGCGCCAATCAGCGGATCGATCTCAACCAGGAAGCCATTTCGAATGTGGGCGGGCTGACCGGCAATCTGATTGTCGCGCGCGGCACGATCATCGAAAGCGCCCATGGGGGCAGCGGCAATGACGACCTGATCGGAAACAGTGCCGACAACACGCTTCTGGGCAACAACGGCGATGACGACCTGACCGGCGGCGGGGGCAATGACATCCTGCGCGGCGGCTACGGCAATGACACCATGTCCGGCGGGGCCGGCAACGACACGGTCTATTATACCAACGGTGACAAGTTCTGGGTGAACGGAACCCCGCAGGATGTCGGCGGAAGCGGGGTCGACACGCTGGTCATGGAAAGCGGATCGGTCTTCAATACCAGCGGCCTGTCCTGGTACGGTTTCGAGACGTTCATCGGGGCGGGGCGCAACGACCGGGTCGCCGGCAATGACGACACGGTCGACTACGTTCTTGATGGCGGCGGCGGCAACGATACGCTGATCGGCAGCGGCGGTGATGACGAACTCATCGGTGGCAGCGGCAACGACTTCCTTCGCGGGGGCTGGGGCAGCGATATCGTTTCCGGCGGTTCGGGAAATGACACGATCTACTACGGCAGCGGTGATGTCTTCTGGGACAATGGCACACCCAGGGATATCGGTGGGAGCGGCCGGGACACGCTGATCATCGAGACCGGCTCCAAGTTCAACACTTCCGGCCTGTCCTGGTACGGGTTCGAGGAGTTCCAGGGCGCGGAAAAGAACGACCGCGTTGTTGGCAACGAGGCTGGCGTCGACTACCGGATGAACGGCGGCGGCGGCAATGATTTCCTGAAAGGAAACGGCGGCACGGACACACTGATCGGCGGTTCGGGCAACGACACGCTGGATGCAGGCGGGTCCTCGGGCGGCTGGCAGCAGCTGGAGGGCGAGGCGGGCAACGACAGCTATGTCGTTTCCTCCGATGGCGGCTTCATCGATATCGTCGAGCTTGTCGGCAAGGGCATCGACACGCTGCTGTTCAAGGATCTGACGGTTTCGGATGTCGAGGCGTCCACCGACAGCGACAGCAACATGCTGCTTAGCTGGGCCAGCGGGGCGGGTCAGGTGCGGATCAACGATCTCGGCACCCATATCGAGAATTTCGAGTTTTCGAACGGAACCGTTCTTCAGGCGGATGATTTCGCCTTCGTCTGA
- a CDS encoding efflux RND transporter periplasmic adaptor subunit → MTRIAGSIVALACAFALGVWISASGLFPGSDDGAGQQETAQAANSGNAAEQTFPSNAIVVTTADVAFTPPRSRIQSIGTGKAIRLIHVTADVAGTVEKIHVQPNTDVSAGDPIVTLERKTQEIMLDSAKAELEQQSASFNRYQTLLSQSSNAVSQAQVDEARASLAVAEAKVAEAQYEYDRRVIRAPFSGLINLNDLTVGSYLSQGAEIVTLVDASSLLVEFTVPETAISQISTGVPVRLTTPALVGRVFNGEITAFDSSIDEEFRTVRVRAQVKNPENVLLPGMTFSVSLASADTPMPMVPAVSILWSPNGAYVWKLAAGNAPERIDVVLRHRLGDSVWLEADLAEGDVVVKDGAFKVSQGVSVAVEVAEHTDG, encoded by the coding sequence ATGACGAGGATTGCAGGGTCGATTGTTGCGCTTGCCTGCGCGTTCGCCTTGGGTGTCTGGATATCCGCGAGCGGGCTGTTCCCGGGAAGTGACGACGGGGCCGGTCAACAGGAAACGGCTCAGGCCGCGAACAGCGGCAATGCGGCCGAGCAGACGTTTCCGAGCAACGCCATCGTGGTGACAACGGCAGACGTTGCGTTTACCCCTCCGCGCTCAAGGATCCAGTCGATCGGAACCGGCAAGGCGATCCGCCTGATCCATGTGACGGCGGATGTCGCCGGCACCGTGGAAAAAATCCACGTTCAACCGAACACCGATGTCAGCGCAGGTGACCCGATCGTCACCCTTGAGCGCAAGACCCAGGAAATCATGCTCGACAGCGCCAAGGCCGAGCTTGAGCAGCAGTCGGCGTCGTTCAACAGGTATCAGACGCTGTTAAGCCAGAGCAGCAACGCCGTTTCGCAGGCACAGGTCGACGAGGCCCGTGCGTCGCTCGCGGTCGCCGAAGCCAAGGTTGCCGAAGCCCAGTACGAATATGATCGAAGGGTGATCAGGGCTCCGTTCTCCGGCCTGATCAATCTCAATGATCTCACGGTCGGCAGCTATCTTTCCCAAGGGGCTGAGATTGTCACCCTGGTCGATGCCAGCAGTCTTCTTGTCGAATTCACGGTGCCCGAGACCGCCATCAGCCAGATCAGCACGGGCGTTCCGGTGCGCCTGACAACGCCGGCCCTTGTCGGGCGTGTTTTCAATGGTGAAATCACGGCGTTCGACAGCTCGATCGACGAAGAATTCCGCACGGTTCGGGTGCGCGCACAAGTCAAGAACCCCGAAAACGTTCTTCTGCCGGGAATGACGTTCAGCGTCAGCCTCGCCAGTGCCGATACCCCGATGCCGATGGTTCCTGCCGTTTCGATCCTCTGGAGCCCGAACGGGGCCTATGTCTGGAAACTTGCCGCAGGCAACGCGCCTGAAAGGATCGACGTCGTGCTGCGTCACAGGCTCGGGGACAGCGTCTGGCTGGAGGCCGATCTTGCCGAAGGCGACGTCGTCGTGAAGGACGGCGCTTTCAAGGTCAGCCAGGGCGTGTCCGTCGCCGTCGAGGTCGCGGAGCACACCGATGGATGA